From the Hydrogenispora ethanolica genome, the window TGAAGCGGGTGCCCAAGTCGTTCACCCTGGATTTTGGCATGCAATTTATTCACATTGTAGCCGAGACAGAGCAGGATAAACTCATTTTTTACGTTCACTTTTCCTCGGGTTAAGAATCGATTGAAATTGTAGTCATCTTTCAGAACTCCGAAAGCTCCTTCAACTTGGATCGAACGGTTGAC encodes:
- a CDS encoding transposase, producing the protein VNRSIQVEGAFGVLKDDYNFNRFLTRGKVNVKNEFILLCLGYNVNKLHAKIQGERLGHPLHQLKTA